A genomic segment from Hyalangium ruber encodes:
- the secD gene encoding protein translocase subunit SecD, which yields MDRGWWWKFGMIVAVTVATLWLLIPTYVSLVVLKPEERNNLALLQEKLPGWAPSAKYRLNLGLDLQGGIHMVMRVDTKTALQKRTERRGQQIARYITQDKKLGEVTADTDPERLQLTLVAKDPATMDAIEKEVLATFTDFTKVERDGGRLVLSPDEGQTNLFREESVDQAMLVIRNRIDKWGVAELDVRKLGTDSIQISLPGRSDPEQAKELVGTTAQLEFRMVDTSNPEVFQQIFAQTPPPEGSNITIATEDVLYPMLQGPNREALLAYVKGKVPETGEVLLECIANPLKKDDCLSYRTYLVEKNVPLTGENLESANASVSQLNEPEVNITFDAVGAREFERLTEANSGRYMAIVLDEYVQSAPRINEKISGGSARITMGGVGTKSFEEWFGEAQTLALVLKAGALPAPVTVGEIRQVGASLGEELIKKGSLAALVGLLLVVIFMGVYYKKTGLIADVALVLNGLLILAGLALFNATLTLPGIAGFALTLGVAVDANVLINERIREELDHGKTARQAVDQGYDRAFWTIFDSHVTSLIAGFILFATGTGPIRGFATTLIVGLIASLFTSIVVTRVITTYFVHGRNAQTVSV from the coding sequence ATGGACCGCGGCTGGTGGTGGAAGTTTGGAATGATCGTCGCGGTGACGGTGGCGACCCTCTGGTTGCTGATCCCCACCTATGTCTCCCTGGTGGTGCTCAAGCCGGAGGAGCGCAACAACCTCGCGCTCCTGCAGGAGAAGCTGCCGGGGTGGGCGCCTTCCGCCAAGTACCGGCTCAACCTGGGCCTGGACCTGCAGGGCGGCATCCACATGGTGATGCGGGTGGATACCAAGACGGCCCTGCAGAAGCGCACCGAGCGCCGGGGCCAGCAGATCGCCCGCTACATCACCCAGGACAAGAAGCTGGGCGAGGTGACGGCGGACACGGATCCGGAGCGGCTGCAGCTGACGCTGGTCGCCAAGGATCCGGCCACCATGGACGCCATCGAGAAGGAGGTGCTGGCCACCTTCACCGACTTCACCAAGGTGGAGCGGGATGGGGGCCGGCTGGTGCTGTCTCCGGATGAGGGCCAGACGAACCTGTTCCGCGAGGAGTCGGTGGATCAGGCGATGCTCGTCATCCGCAACCGCATCGACAAGTGGGGCGTGGCCGAGCTCGACGTGCGCAAGCTGGGCACCGACTCGATCCAGATCTCCCTGCCGGGCCGCTCGGATCCGGAGCAGGCCAAGGAGCTGGTGGGCACCACCGCGCAGCTCGAGTTCCGCATGGTGGACACCTCCAACCCGGAGGTCTTCCAGCAGATCTTCGCGCAGACGCCGCCGCCCGAGGGCAGCAACATCACGATCGCCACCGAGGACGTGCTCTACCCGATGCTGCAGGGCCCCAACCGCGAGGCGCTGCTGGCCTACGTGAAGGGCAAGGTGCCGGAGACCGGCGAGGTGCTGCTGGAGTGCATCGCCAACCCGCTGAAGAAGGACGACTGCCTCTCGTACCGCACCTACCTGGTGGAGAAGAACGTGCCGCTGACGGGCGAGAACCTGGAGAGCGCCAACGCCTCCGTCAGCCAGCTCAACGAGCCCGAGGTGAACATCACCTTCGACGCGGTGGGCGCGCGTGAGTTCGAGCGCCTCACCGAGGCGAACTCCGGTCGCTACATGGCCATCGTGCTGGACGAGTACGTGCAGTCGGCGCCGCGCATCAACGAGAAGATCTCCGGTGGCAGCGCGCGCATCACCATGGGCGGGGTGGGCACCAAGTCGTTCGAGGAGTGGTTCGGCGAGGCGCAGACGCTGGCGCTGGTGCTGAAGGCGGGCGCCCTGCCGGCGCCGGTGACGGTGGGTGAGATTCGTCAGGTGGGCGCCTCGCTGGGCGAGGAGCTCATCAAGAAGGGCAGCCTGGCCGCCCTGGTGGGCCTGCTGCTGGTGGTCATCTTCATGGGCGTCTACTACAAGAAGACGGGCCTCATCGCGGACGTGGCGCTGGTGCTCAACGGCCTGCTCATCCTGGCGGGGCTGGCGCTGTTCAACGCCACGCTCACGCTGCCGGGCATCGCCGGCTTCGCGCTGACACTGGGCGTCGCGGTGGATGCCAACGTGCTCATCAACGAGCGCATCCGCGAGGAGCTGGACCACGGGAAGACGGCGCGTCAGGCGGTGGACCAGGGCTATGACCGCGCCTTCTGGACCATCTTCGACTCCCACGTCACCTCGCTGATCGCCGGCTTCATCCTCTTCGCCACGGGCACGGGGCCGATCCGCGGGTTCGCCACCACGCTCATCGTGGGCCTGATTGCCTCGCTGTTCACCTCCATCGTTGTGACGCGCGTCATCACCACCTACTTCGTCCACGGCCGCAACGCCCAGACGGTCTCGGTCTGA
- the yajC gene encoding preprotein translocase subunit YajC — MVESFLILAQAPGGGSSPMVNIGFIALLVGIMYFVMIRPQQKQMKSHRELLSGLKKGDEVVTQGGIVGKIHLVSEQTVTLEVASGVRIRVLKRAVYAKGTVADDAAAVPGKPEEKKEEK; from the coding sequence GTGGTTGAGAGCTTCCTGATTCTGGCGCAGGCCCCGGGCGGCGGATCGAGCCCGATGGTCAATATCGGGTTCATCGCACTGCTGGTGGGCATCATGTACTTCGTGATGATCCGCCCCCAGCAGAAGCAGATGAAGTCCCACCGAGAGCTGCTCTCGGGGCTCAAGAAGGGCGACGAGGTCGTCACCCAGGGTGGAATCGTCGGGAAGATCCACCTGGTCTCCGAGCAAACCGTCACCCTGGAAGTGGCCAGCGGAGTGCGCATCCGCGTGCTGAAGCGGGCCGTCTACGCCAAGGGCACCGTCGCCGATGACGCGGCGGCCGTGCCGGGCAAGCCCGAGGAAAAGAAGGAGGAGAAGTAA